The proteins below are encoded in one region of Streptomyces sp. NBC_00490:
- a CDS encoding NADP-dependent oxidoreductase → MPKAYVFTRYGGPETEALVEVERPVPGPGQLLVAVRVAGVNPVDWKLRTGYRRPTDTGERVFPAVLGSEVSGVVEAVGDGVDGFAAGDEVFGDALTGGYAEYALLPVAVAAHKPAGLAFADAATLPVAAATAYDGVRQLDLPAGATLLVTGAGGGVGAAAVQIARALGIRVVGVASAGKKDFVESLGAVHVPSGPDWSDRARAAAPDGVDGVYDLVGGEVLTEAATLLTDRTKLITAGASEQDVERLGGARVIRARTSAVLDAVARLVVKGELDPHVVRRFPLAEAGEALRTVEDGHARGKVVIEVAG, encoded by the coding sequence ATGCCCAAGGCGTACGTGTTCACGCGGTACGGCGGTCCGGAGACCGAGGCACTCGTCGAGGTCGAGCGGCCCGTGCCCGGACCCGGACAGCTGCTGGTCGCCGTGCGTGTCGCGGGCGTGAATCCGGTCGACTGGAAGCTGCGGACCGGATACCGCCGGCCCACCGACACCGGCGAGCGCGTGTTCCCCGCGGTCCTCGGCAGCGAGGTCTCCGGTGTCGTCGAGGCGGTCGGGGACGGCGTCGACGGGTTCGCCGCCGGGGACGAGGTCTTCGGCGACGCGCTGACAGGCGGCTACGCCGAGTACGCCCTGCTCCCGGTCGCGGTGGCCGCGCACAAGCCGGCCGGGCTGGCCTTCGCCGACGCGGCGACCCTGCCCGTGGCCGCCGCGACGGCGTACGACGGGGTGCGCCAGCTGGACCTGCCCGCGGGGGCGACCCTGCTGGTCACCGGCGCGGGCGGCGGAGTCGGTGCTGCGGCCGTGCAGATCGCCCGGGCGCTCGGAATCCGCGTGGTGGGGGTCGCGAGCGCGGGCAAGAAGGACTTCGTCGAGTCGCTGGGCGCCGTCCACGTCCCGTCGGGACCGGACTGGTCCGACCGGGCGCGCGCGGCGGCACCGGACGGCGTCGACGGGGTCTACGACCTCGTCGGCGGCGAGGTGCTGACCGAGGCGGCGACGCTGCTGACGGACCGGACGAAGCTGATCACCGCGGGGGCGTCGGAGCAGGACGTGGAGCGGCTGGGCGGCGCCAGGGTGATCCGGGCCCGTACCTCCGCCGTGCTGGACGCCGTGGCGCGGTTGGTGGTGAAGGGCGAGCTGGACCCGCATGTCGTGCGGCGGTTCCCGCTCGCCGAGGCCGGCGAGGCGTTGCGCACCGTCGAGGACGGTCATGCGCGCGGCAAGGTCGTGATCGAGGTGGCCGGATGA
- a CDS encoding sulfite oxidase-like oxidoreductase, with protein MNVTRGFTGRPRAHNAGLPPGQYDAGDDWPVLSAEVTPELSPAEWTFRVDGLVEEPHTWDWDEAHALPGSVYEGDIHCVTSWSKFGVRFGGVSLDAFLDVVRPHGSATHVVAYSHTGYTTNLPLADVTGGKAWIAWEFDGKPLSPEHGGPARLLVPHLYFWKSAKWIAGLRLLDQDEPGFWEQNGYHARGNPWEEQRYSGD; from the coding sequence ATGAACGTCACCCGAGGCTTCACCGGGCGCCCCCGCGCCCACAACGCCGGGCTGCCTCCCGGCCAGTACGACGCGGGCGACGACTGGCCCGTGCTGTCCGCGGAGGTCACGCCGGAGCTGTCGCCGGCCGAGTGGACCTTCCGCGTCGACGGGCTGGTCGAGGAACCGCACACCTGGGACTGGGACGAGGCGCACGCGCTGCCGGGTTCGGTGTACGAGGGTGACATCCACTGTGTGACGAGCTGGTCGAAGTTCGGGGTGCGGTTCGGGGGCGTCTCGCTGGACGCCTTCCTCGATGTGGTCCGTCCCCATGGGTCCGCCACCCATGTCGTCGCCTACTCCCACACCGGCTACACCACCAACCTGCCGCTGGCCGACGTGACCGGCGGCAAGGCGTGGATCGCGTGGGAGTTCGACGGGAAGCCGCTGTCCCCCGAGCACGGCGGGCCGGCGCGGCTGCTCGTGCCGCACCTGTACTTCTGGAAGAGCGCCAAGTGGATCGCGGGCCTGCGGCTCCTGGATCAGGACGAGCCGGGGTTCTGGGAGCAGAACGGCTATCACGCGCGGGGCAACCCGTGGGAGGAGCAAAGGTACTCCGGTGACTGA
- a CDS encoding ferredoxin reductase — protein MTEQAVEAPSFTPPTRFAVPGRIAVSNRAAALWQTATLTEIRRETPHAATYRFAVPAWAGHLPGQHLMLRLTAEDGYVAQRHYSIASAPDDAGHIELTLDHVEGGEVSGWFHTVAQPGDEVEVRGPLSGFFAWPGDRPALLIGAGSGVVPLMSMVRHHRAQGLSVPLRLLVSARSPEELIYAGEFGAETTPVFTRRAPQGAPVGRMAAAHVAPLLAEQPPGGWEAYVCGSNAFAEHASRLLVAAGQPVERIRIERFG, from the coding sequence GTGACTGAGCAAGCCGTGGAAGCGCCGTCCTTCACGCCCCCGACGCGGTTCGCCGTGCCCGGCCGCATCGCCGTCAGCAACCGGGCCGCCGCGCTGTGGCAGACCGCCACGCTCACCGAGATCCGCCGGGAGACTCCGCACGCCGCCACCTACCGGTTCGCGGTGCCCGCCTGGGCGGGACATCTGCCCGGCCAGCATCTGATGCTGCGGCTCACCGCCGAGGACGGCTATGTGGCCCAGCGCCACTACTCGATCGCGTCCGCGCCCGACGACGCGGGGCACATCGAGCTGACCCTGGACCATGTCGAGGGCGGCGAGGTGTCGGGCTGGTTCCACACGGTCGCCCAGCCCGGTGACGAGGTCGAGGTACGCGGCCCCCTGAGCGGCTTCTTCGCCTGGCCCGGCGACCGGCCCGCGCTGCTGATCGGCGCCGGCTCCGGGGTCGTCCCGCTGATGTCGATGGTGCGGCACCACCGGGCACAGGGCCTGTCCGTACCGCTGCGGCTGCTGGTGTCGGCGCGCAGCCCCGAGGAGCTCATCTACGCGGGCGAGTTCGGCGCCGAGACGACGCCCGTCTTCACCCGCAGGGCCCCGCAGGGGGCACCGGTGGGGCGTATGGCGGCCGCACATGTGGCGCCGCTCCTGGCCGAGCAGCCTCCCGGTGGGTGGGAGGCCTATGTGTGCGGCTCCAATGCCTTCGCGGAGCACGCGTCGCGCTTGCTGGTCGCGGCGGGACAGCCGGTGGAGCGGATCCGGATCGAACGGTTCGGCTGA
- a CDS encoding Rv1733c family protein, whose amino-acid sequence MRTRVRGWRWRHNPLRRRSDVVEAWTALLFAVLLLVAAPLAGVVAAGWARSEAQQTAASQRAERHSVRAEVVGVDPGSPPTLQGARQHTYLTTVRWTEPDGNERTATARVPGGTRDGDVVEVWFDSRGRNVKPPPDGFSVWQYTLTMGACAAGGSAALILLGRAAVRHVATRHRLAEWEEEWARTEPEWSRWRWA is encoded by the coding sequence ATGCGAACCCGGGTGCGCGGCTGGCGGTGGCGGCACAATCCGCTGCGGCGCCGGTCGGACGTGGTCGAGGCGTGGACGGCGCTGCTCTTCGCCGTGCTGCTGCTCGTGGCCGCGCCGCTCGCCGGGGTGGTGGCGGCCGGGTGGGCCCGTTCCGAGGCGCAGCAGACGGCGGCCTCCCAGCGTGCCGAGCGGCACAGCGTGCGGGCCGAGGTGGTCGGCGTGGATCCCGGGTCGCCGCCGACGTTGCAGGGCGCCCGGCAGCACACGTATCTCACGACGGTCCGCTGGACGGAACCGGACGGGAACGAGCGGACCGCCACGGCGCGGGTCCCGGGCGGCACACGCGACGGTGACGTGGTCGAGGTGTGGTTCGACTCCCGGGGCCGTAACGTCAAGCCGCCCCCGGACGGCTTCTCCGTCTGGCAGTACACCCTCACCATGGGCGCCTGCGCCGCGGGCGGCTCGGCCGCTCTGATTCTCCTGGGCCGTGCCGCCGTACGGCATGTGGCCACACGGCACCGGCTGGCGGAGTGGGAGGAGGAGTGGGCGCGCACCGAGCCGGAGTGGTCGCGGTGGCGGTGGGCGTGA
- a CDS encoding 8-oxoguanine deaminase, protein MTSAVDLLVKDAGLLVVDGDREIPGGWVAVTNGRVTAVGAPGSEPGASTTLSAAGRLVTPGLVNTHHHLYQNLTRSYAPAVNGTLFDWLTTLYPLWAALDEEAAYVSAYVGMAELLMGGCTTSSDHLYVHPRPRLVDAEISAARDIGFRFHATRGSMTRSVEDGGLPPRSVTQSTDEVLADSERLIRAHHDPAPGALIRVALAPCSPFSVTKDVMTATAELAERHDVRLHTHLAEDHDEDTYCLETYGCRPVEYFEDCGWMSDRTWVAHCIHPNDDEMRRLAAAGVGVAHCPSSNMLIGGGTARVREMGELGLPVGIGCDGSASTDHASLWMETRNALLLGRYRGGPGAMTARDALDMATHGSARCLGRDEEIGQLRPGACADLVVWDLHEVALAGALSDPVEAWLRCGPARAWTTMVGGRVLVDRGEPVLPGLAGALRDHGRIARRTQGTG, encoded by the coding sequence ATGACGTCAGCCGTTGATCTGCTGGTCAAGGACGCCGGACTGCTGGTCGTGGACGGGGATCGGGAGATCCCCGGCGGCTGGGTGGCCGTCACCAATGGTCGGGTCACCGCCGTGGGCGCCCCCGGAAGCGAACCCGGGGCCTCGACCACGCTCTCCGCGGCGGGACGGCTCGTCACCCCGGGTCTGGTCAACACGCACCACCACCTCTACCAGAACCTCACCCGCTCCTACGCGCCCGCCGTGAACGGCACCCTCTTCGACTGGCTGACCACGCTCTACCCGCTGTGGGCCGCCCTCGACGAGGAGGCCGCGTACGTCTCGGCCTACGTGGGCATGGCCGAACTGCTCATGGGCGGCTGCACGACCTCCTCGGACCATCTCTACGTCCACCCGCGGCCACGCCTGGTGGACGCCGAGATCAGTGCCGCCCGCGACATCGGCTTCCGCTTCCACGCGACGCGCGGCTCGATGACCCGGTCCGTCGAGGACGGGGGACTGCCGCCGAGGAGCGTCACCCAGAGCACGGACGAGGTGCTCGCCGACAGCGAGCGGCTGATCAGGGCCCACCACGACCCGGCACCGGGCGCCCTGATCCGCGTCGCGCTCGCCCCCTGCTCGCCGTTCTCGGTCACCAAGGACGTCATGACGGCCACGGCCGAACTCGCCGAGCGCCACGACGTACGCCTCCACACCCACCTGGCCGAGGACCACGACGAGGACACGTACTGCCTGGAGACCTACGGCTGCCGGCCCGTGGAGTACTTCGAGGACTGCGGCTGGATGAGCGACCGGACCTGGGTCGCCCACTGCATCCACCCGAACGACGACGAAATGCGCCGCCTCGCGGCCGCGGGCGTCGGCGTGGCGCACTGCCCCAGCTCCAACATGCTGATCGGCGGCGGCACGGCCCGGGTGCGGGAGATGGGCGAACTCGGCCTGCCCGTCGGCATCGGCTGCGACGGCTCGGCCTCCACGGACCACGCCTCCCTCTGGATGGAGACGCGGAACGCCCTGCTGCTCGGCCGCTACCGCGGCGGCCCCGGTGCGATGACCGCGCGGGACGCCCTCGACATGGCCACCCACGGCTCGGCCCGCTGCCTCGGCCGCGACGAGGAGATCGGCCAGCTGCGCCCCGGCGCCTGCGCCGACCTCGTCGTCTGGGACCTCCACGAGGTCGCCCTCGCGGGCGCGCTCAGCGACCCGGTGGAGGCCTGGCTGCGCTGCGGACCGGCCCGGGCGTGGACGACGATGGTCGGCGGGCGGGTCCTCGTCGACCGCGGGGAACCCGTGCTGCCGGGGCTGGCGGGGGCGTTGCGGGACCACGGGCGGATCGCCCGGCGGACGCAGGGGACGGGCTGA
- a CDS encoding acetylxylan esterase, translated as MALFDLPLDELHEYRSASVEPEDFDAFWTKTLREAREHDLDARFELVDTGLTTVEVYDVTFAGFGGHPVKGWLTLPAGATEPLPLIVEFIGYGGGRGLPHEHLLWASTGRAHFVMDTRGQGSAWGGGGGTADPIGGAPAYPGFMTRGIDAPENYYYRRVFTDGVRAVEAARSHPATDASRTVVHGTSQGGGITIAVGGLVPDLVAVAPDVPFLCDFPRAAKLTDRHPYREIGLFLKTHRGRTEDALRTLSYFDGVHFAARGRAPALFSTALEDQTCPPSTVFAAFNSWAHDDKEIEVYDFNDHEGGGPYQQAVKLHWLRSRV; from the coding sequence ATGGCCCTGTTCGACCTCCCCCTCGACGAGCTCCACGAGTACCGCAGCGCGTCCGTCGAGCCCGAGGACTTCGACGCGTTCTGGACCAAGACCCTCCGGGAGGCCCGCGAGCACGACCTGGACGCCCGTTTCGAACTCGTCGACACCGGTCTGACCACGGTCGAGGTGTACGACGTGACGTTCGCGGGGTTCGGCGGGCACCCGGTGAAGGGCTGGCTGACACTGCCCGCCGGGGCCACCGAACCGCTCCCGCTGATCGTGGAGTTCATCGGGTACGGAGGCGGGCGCGGGCTGCCGCACGAGCATCTGCTGTGGGCGTCCACGGGCCGGGCGCACTTCGTGATGGACACCCGCGGCCAGGGCAGCGCGTGGGGCGGGGGCGGCGGCACGGCGGATCCCATAGGCGGGGCGCCCGCGTACCCCGGTTTCATGACGCGTGGCATCGACGCACCCGAGAACTACTACTACCGCCGGGTGTTCACGGACGGGGTGCGCGCCGTCGAGGCGGCCCGTTCGCATCCCGCGACCGACGCCTCCCGCACGGTCGTGCACGGCACGAGCCAGGGCGGCGGCATCACGATCGCCGTGGGCGGTCTGGTCCCGGACCTGGTCGCCGTCGCGCCGGACGTGCCGTTCCTGTGCGACTTCCCCCGCGCGGCGAAGTTGACGGACCGTCACCCGTACCGCGAGATCGGCCTGTTCCTCAAGACCCACCGCGGCCGCACCGAGGACGCGCTGCGCACCCTGTCCTACTTCGACGGTGTCCACTTCGCCGCCCGCGGCCGTGCCCCGGCCCTCTTCTCCACGGCCCTGGAGGATCAGACCTGCCCGCCCTCGACGGTCTTCGCCGCGTTCAACTCCTGGGCGCACGACGACAAGGAGATCGAGGTCTACGACTTCAACGACCACGAGGGCGGCGGCCCCTACCAGCAGGCCGTCAAGCTGCACTGGCTGCGCTCGCGCGTCTGA
- a CDS encoding serine hydrolase domain-containing protein, with amino-acid sequence MSEHGARVQGHCDERFAAVRVAFEENFRERGELGAAVAVTVGGRTVVDLWGGWADAARTRAWERDTLVNVWSTSKGPVALCAHILADRGLLDLDAPVAVYWPEFAAAGKEKVLVRHLLSHRAGLSGPREPHSLEQLYDWEFTTRRLAGTQPWWEPGSRSGYHALTYGFLVGEVVRRVSGLLPGAFLEREVTGPLGIDFTVGLPEREYGRAAELVHPPAASSSEQAAIFSQLTPLALAALANPLAGATEANTPGWRAAEIPAANGHGTARAVSQLYGVFAGRGTYDGRRVLSPEAAERVREGQGSCRDLVLGAGFESETEIGLGLWLSGANASYGPNPRAFGHDGFGGSCGLADPEAEVSLGYVMNRMGPHIADDPRKMALIEALYGAL; translated from the coding sequence ATGTCCGAGCACGGAGCCCGCGTTCAGGGGCACTGCGACGAGCGTTTCGCGGCGGTGCGTGTCGCGTTCGAGGAGAACTTCCGGGAGCGGGGCGAGCTCGGGGCGGCGGTGGCCGTCACGGTCGGCGGGCGGACCGTGGTGGATCTGTGGGGCGGTTGGGCGGACGCCGCGCGCACCCGGGCGTGGGAACGGGACACGCTGGTCAATGTGTGGTCGACCTCGAAGGGGCCGGTGGCCCTGTGCGCACACATCCTCGCCGACCGTGGGCTGCTGGACCTCGACGCGCCGGTGGCCGTGTACTGGCCCGAGTTCGCCGCGGCGGGCAAGGAGAAGGTGCTCGTACGGCATCTGCTGTCGCACCGGGCCGGGCTGTCCGGACCGCGGGAGCCGCACTCGCTGGAGCAGCTCTACGACTGGGAGTTCACGACGCGGCGGCTCGCGGGGACGCAGCCCTGGTGGGAGCCGGGCTCGCGGTCCGGGTACCACGCACTGACGTACGGCTTCCTGGTCGGCGAGGTGGTGCGGCGGGTGTCGGGGCTGCTTCCGGGGGCCTTCCTGGAGCGGGAGGTGACCGGGCCGCTCGGCATCGACTTCACCGTGGGGCTGCCGGAGAGGGAGTACGGGCGCGCGGCCGAGCTGGTCCATCCGCCGGCCGCGTCGAGCAGTGAACAGGCCGCGATCTTCAGCCAGTTGACGCCCCTCGCGCTGGCCGCGCTGGCCAACCCGTTGGCGGGTGCGACCGAGGCGAACACACCCGGGTGGCGGGCCGCCGAGATCCCCGCCGCCAACGGCCACGGGACCGCCCGTGCCGTGTCCCAGCTGTACGGCGTCTTCGCGGGGCGGGGGACGTACGACGGCCGCCGCGTCCTGTCGCCGGAGGCCGCCGAGCGGGTGCGCGAGGGGCAGGGCAGCTGCCGGGACCTGGTGCTGGGCGCCGGTTTCGAGAGCGAGACCGAGATCGGCCTGGGACTGTGGCTCAGCGGGGCGAACGCGTCGTACGGACCCAATCCGCGGGCCTTCGGGCACGACGGATTCGGCGGTTCCTGCGGGCTGGCCGACCCCGAGGCGGAGGTGTCCCTCGGTTACGTCATGAACCGGATGGGGCCCCATATCGCCGACGATCCGCGGAAGATGGCGCTGATCGAGGCCCTCTACGGGGCCCTGTGA
- a CDS encoding GntR family transcriptional regulator, with translation MARTTTPHEDQPLYWRIATQLLDELRDGTVPPGERLPGERKLAEHFGVSRETVRQALQVLRRDGLVATDRRGSHAALPATPVEAPSTLAFPVGADSAGPGAADRATVTWETPPPEHAAALGLAPHRPTLVHRYESGRRTALTSFSAVALAEVEELARYRGRADGNASAQLRRAYDWMRKAGLTLHHRDSITPLADTPSVRVTRRVHDQYARPLEITDLVLDARQEALVYEFTLPADGSTAAPRNRTGPDPR, from the coding sequence ATGGCCCGCACCACCACCCCGCACGAGGACCAGCCCCTGTACTGGAGGATCGCCACACAGTTGCTCGACGAGCTGCGCGACGGCACCGTCCCACCCGGTGAACGGCTGCCGGGCGAGCGGAAGCTGGCCGAGCACTTCGGGGTCAGCAGGGAGACCGTCCGGCAGGCGCTCCAGGTGCTGCGCCGCGACGGCCTGGTCGCCACCGACCGGCGGGGCAGCCATGCCGCCCTTCCCGCGACACCGGTCGAGGCTCCGTCCACACTGGCCTTTCCGGTCGGCGCCGACAGCGCGGGCCCGGGTGCGGCCGACCGGGCGACCGTCACCTGGGAGACTCCCCCGCCGGAACACGCCGCGGCGCTGGGGCTCGCCCCGCACCGGCCGACCCTGGTGCACCGCTACGAGTCGGGCCGGCGTACGGCCCTGACCTCCTTCTCCGCCGTGGCGCTCGCCGAGGTCGAGGAGCTGGCCCGGTATCGCGGGCGGGCCGACGGCAACGCCTCGGCGCAGCTGCGGCGGGCCTACGACTGGATGCGCAAGGCGGGCCTTACCCTGCACCACCGCGACTCCATCACCCCGCTCGCCGACACCCCCTCGGTCCGGGTCACCCGCCGCGTCCACGACCAGTACGCCCGGCCCCTGGAGATCACCGACCTCGTACTGGACGCCCGGCAGGAGGCACTGGTCTACGAGTTCACGCTACCGGCCGACGGAAGTACAGCCGCACCGCGGAACCGGACGGGTCCAGATCCGCGCTGA
- a CDS encoding sensor histidine kinase → MTRTRFVHQALRYGSDTEFLADTAGFVTEGLDAGDAVLAVVSPHNITLLVETLGDRSRGVEFVDAHDWYDYPSRTLGRYHAYCDRQGTGRRVRVVGEPVWAGRDAFETREWMRYESLLNVAFAGTGHWILCPYDTRTLPSDIVRTAARTHPELTDAAADFTDPADFGAECDALRPARLPAGPDDLPFARGGSAAVRRGLAAYARRVGLPEQRTYDLVAAVHESVVNALRHGGGRGVVRLRSDPEYVICEIRDEGAHSSAPRPPFPGHLPPEPRAPGGHGMWLVRQLTDLVSADLDPSGSAVRLYFRRPVA, encoded by the coding sequence ATGACCCGCACCCGCTTCGTCCATCAGGCCCTGCGCTACGGCTCGGACACCGAATTCCTCGCGGACACGGCGGGCTTCGTCACCGAGGGCCTCGACGCCGGCGACGCCGTCCTCGCGGTGGTGAGCCCGCACAACATCACGCTGCTCGTCGAAACGCTCGGCGACCGTTCCCGCGGGGTCGAGTTCGTTGACGCCCACGACTGGTACGACTACCCGTCCCGCACCCTGGGTCGCTACCACGCCTACTGCGACCGCCAGGGCACCGGCCGACGGGTGCGCGTCGTCGGCGAACCCGTCTGGGCGGGCCGCGACGCCTTCGAGACCCGGGAGTGGATGCGCTACGAGTCCCTCCTGAACGTCGCCTTCGCCGGTACGGGTCACTGGATTCTCTGCCCGTACGACACCCGCACGCTGCCCTCCGACATCGTCCGCACCGCGGCCCGCACCCACCCCGAACTCACCGACGCAGCAGCCGACTTCACCGACCCCGCCGACTTCGGTGCGGAGTGCGACGCGCTGCGGCCCGCCCGTCTGCCCGCGGGCCCGGACGACCTCCCCTTCGCCCGCGGTGGCTCGGCCGCCGTACGCCGGGGCCTCGCCGCGTACGCCCGTCGCGTCGGCCTGCCGGAGCAGCGGACGTACGACCTGGTGGCGGCGGTGCACGAGAGCGTCGTCAACGCCCTGCGCCACGGCGGCGGACGGGGCGTCGTACGGCTGCGCAGCGACCCCGAGTACGTCATCTGCGAGATCCGGGACGAGGGAGCGCACTCCTCGGCGCCGCGGCCGCCCTTTCCCGGCCATCTGCCGCCCGAGCCGCGCGCCCCGGGCGGCCACGGGATGTGGCTCGTACGGCAGTTGACGGACCTGGTCAGCGCGGATCTGGACCCGTCCGGTTCCGCGGTGCGGCTGTACTTCCGTCGGCCGGTAGCGTGA
- a CDS encoding MEDS domain-containing protein, with product MIPASAVTAVGQMRHGDHLLLGYDTDEERETVLAAFLLDGLASGHRGLLLPPADMPAGVALSFLEAHGCRVDEEVAAGRLCVDAHLATPEGLWDLDEMIRREARRAVGDGFLGLRVCTEILRSQAGKGLKTLHDSELLLDPVFAALPVLGICQYDSRVFDESELAPLAGLHHGLVGADQVWRDDLLTITRTFAPPGLALAGEVDDTNVTAVARALHAERARPASGARIRLDLHELHFIDVGALRLLVFSALALSAVDGTLVLAGVAPHIQRVMRVTGWDRVPGLRFEPDGDTP from the coding sequence ATGATCCCCGCATCCGCTGTGACGGCTGTGGGCCAGATGCGCCACGGTGACCATCTGCTCCTCGGCTACGACACGGACGAGGAGCGTGAGACCGTCCTCGCCGCGTTCCTGCTCGACGGCCTGGCCAGCGGCCACCGCGGACTGCTCCTGCCGCCGGCCGACATGCCCGCGGGTGTCGCCCTGTCGTTCCTGGAGGCGCACGGCTGCCGGGTCGACGAGGAGGTCGCCGCCGGCCGGCTGTGCGTCGACGCCCATCTCGCCACCCCCGAGGGGCTGTGGGACCTGGACGAGATGATCCGCCGCGAGGCGCGCCGCGCGGTCGGCGACGGTTTCCTGGGGCTGCGGGTGTGCACGGAGATCCTGCGCTCGCAGGCGGGGAAGGGGCTCAAGACGCTCCACGACAGCGAACTCCTCCTCGACCCCGTGTTCGCCGCCCTGCCGGTGCTCGGCATCTGCCAGTACGACAGCCGGGTCTTCGACGAGTCCGAACTGGCCCCGCTCGCCGGGCTCCACCACGGCCTGGTGGGTGCCGACCAGGTGTGGCGCGACGACCTGCTGACCATCACGCGCACCTTCGCACCGCCCGGCCTCGCCCTCGCCGGGGAGGTGGACGACACCAACGTCACCGCTGTCGCACGCGCCCTGCACGCCGAACGGGCCCGCCCCGCCAGCGGCGCCCGCATCCGGCTCGACCTGCACGAACTGCACTTCATCGACGTCGGCGCACTGCGCCTGCTGGTCTTCTCCGCTCTCGCCCTCTCCGCCGTGGACGGCACCCTCGTCCTGGCGGGAGTCGCCCCGCACATCCAGCGGGTGATGCGGGTGACCGGCTGGGACCGCGTACCCGGCCTGCGCTTCGAACCGGACGGAGACACACCATGA